The following coding sequences lie in one Lentimicrobiaceae bacterium genomic window:
- a CDS encoding protein-L-isoaspartate(D-aspartate) O-methyltransferase, producing the protein MHITRTDTYQHQGLRKNLADLIRIKGIKDPMVLAAIESVPRHFFFDSSFLNFAYEDKPFPIGAGQTISQPYTVAFQSELLCIKPGDKVLEIGTGSGYQASILAEMGAKVYSIERQRTLYQKSKKLLAEMGYTVKVFFGDGYKGLPAFAPFDKVIITAAAPYLPTTLTDQLKPGGILVAPLGSGDSQIMTTVIKNTLGKLETFQHGNFRFVPMLEDKADDK; encoded by the coding sequence ATGCACATTACCCGTACCGACACCTACCAGCATCAAGGGCTGCGCAAAAACCTTGCAGATTTAATCCGGATAAAAGGGATTAAAGACCCTATGGTACTTGCTGCCATCGAATCCGTTCCCCGGCACTTTTTCTTCGACTCTTCTTTTCTCAACTTTGCTTATGAAGACAAGCCCTTTCCGATAGGGGCAGGTCAAACGATTTCGCAGCCTTACACAGTAGCGTTCCAATCGGAGTTGCTTTGCATAAAGCCGGGAGATAAAGTGCTTGAAATAGGAACTGGCTCAGGCTATCAGGCTTCCATACTTGCCGAAATGGGTGCAAAAGTATATTCCATTGAGCGACAACGAACACTTTACCAGAAATCGAAAAAATTATTAGCCGAAATGGGTTATACCGTAAAAGTATTTTTCGGCGACGGATACAAGGGCTTACCTGCATTTGCCCCTTTTGATAAAGTAATTATCACTGCAGCAGCTCCCTACCTGCCTACTACCCTTACCGACCAGCTAAAACCGGGCGGGATACTTGTCGCTCCTTTGGGTTCAGGTGACTCGCAAATAATGACCACCGTAATAAAAAATACCCTTGGTAAACTTGAAACCTTTCAACACGGAAATTTCCGTTTTGTACCCATGCTCGAAGATAAAG
- a CDS encoding Gfo/Idh/MocA family oxidoreductase codes for MLKIGVLGAGHLGKIHIKCIKMIPDYQLVGFYDADRDNAVKVAQELDVTAYPSPESLMDNVDVIDIVTPTIAHFQCASLSLKKNKHVFIEKPVVTTPEEAFRLIEIAEEANVKVQVGHVERFNPAFIAASPFLGQPMFIETHRLAQFNPRGTDVPVILDLMIHDIDIVLSVVKADIMKISASGVAVVSDTPDIANARLEFANGCVANLTASRISMKNMRKSRFFQRDAYISVDFLDKEVEIIRMHDYDPASGNPFAMTIDLGNGKPVKEINILHPEVQPLNAIQTELQCFATAILKNTLPSVTINDGYNALDIAYRIMEKMNRKLAD; via the coding sequence ATGCTGAAAATTGGAGTGCTGGGCGCCGGTCATTTGGGAAAAATTCATATCAAATGTATAAAGATGATTCCTGATTACCAACTGGTGGGTTTTTATGATGCCGATAGAGACAATGCGGTAAAGGTAGCGCAAGAATTGGATGTTACGGCTTACCCCTCGCCCGAAAGTTTGATGGACAATGTTGATGTTATTGATATCGTAACTCCTACCATTGCCCATTTTCAATGTGCTTCGCTTTCTTTGAAAAAAAACAAACATGTTTTTATCGAAAAACCTGTGGTTACCACACCCGAAGAAGCATTCCGGCTGATAGAAATTGCAGAAGAGGCAAATGTGAAAGTACAGGTGGGACATGTTGAGCGGTTCAATCCCGCATTCATTGCAGCTTCTCCATTCCTGGGTCAGCCAATGTTTATTGAAACCCACCGCCTTGCCCAATTTAACCCGCGGGGTACGGATGTACCTGTCATTCTCGATTTGATGATACATGATATTGACATAGTGCTGAGTGTTGTAAAAGCCGATATTATGAAAATCAGTGCAAGCGGGGTGGCAGTAGTGAGCGATACCCCCGACATTGCCAACGCGAGGCTCGAATTTGCCAACGGCTGTGTAGCAAATCTTACCGCAAGCCGTATTTCGATGAAAAATATGCGGAAGTCGCGTTTCTTCCAGCGTGATGCTTATATTTCGGTTGACTTCCTGGATAAAGAAGTTGAGATCATTCGTATGCATGATTACGATCCGGCTTCGGGTAATCCTTTTGCCATGACTATTGACCTTGGGAACGGAAAGCCTGTAAAAGAAATTAATATACTGCATCCCGAAGTGCAACCATTAAATGCTATCCAAACTGAATTGCAATGTTTCGCCACCGCCATCCTGAAAAACACCTTACCTTCCGTAACAATAAATGATGGTTACAATGCCCTGGATATTGCCTATCGCATTATGGAAAAAATGAACAGAAAACTGGCTGACTGA
- a CDS encoding sugar transferase — translation MNKNLQVTKYVIADFLSASLAWTLFFIYRKYLLDPSVPQSLINVFSDSNYYFGILTVPLFWLILYVFIGSYRKIYRKTRMKELGQTLLISIIGVVIIFFALILDDVITSYTNYYRAFLTLLILHFFTTYLFRFILTSVTIHRIHHRIIGFNTVMVGSNGNATSIYNEIENQKKSPGNKFIGFVNAVEHSSYNLAKYMPHLGSYKELKEIVEKYEVEEIIIAIEHSEHGTIERIISEIEETSVVIKIIPDMQDILLGTVKTTSIFHAPLIQIHPDLMPEWQQSIKRVLDIVVSLICMIILTPVYFIVAVGVKMSSPGPVLYSQERIGIKGRPFKMHKFRSMYKDAETNGPQLSSKDDPRITHFGKFLRKVRLDEIPQFYTVLIGDMSLVGPRPERKYYIDQIVHRAAHYRLLLRVKPGLTSWGQVKYGYAENVEEMIDRLKYDLLYIENMSLAMDFKILIYTVLIVIQGRGK, via the coding sequence ATGAATAAAAATTTACAGGTTACGAAATATGTTATTGCCGATTTCCTTTCTGCTTCGTTAGCGTGGACATTATTTTTTATTTACCGCAAGTATTTACTCGATCCAAGTGTACCACAAAGTCTTATTAACGTATTCAGCGATTCTAATTATTATTTTGGGATACTTACTGTTCCCTTATTCTGGCTTATTTTATACGTTTTTATAGGCAGCTACCGGAAAATTTACCGGAAAACCCGTATGAAAGAATTGGGGCAAACTTTGCTAATCAGTATAATCGGAGTTGTTATCATTTTTTTCGCCCTTATTCTCGACGATGTAATAACATCCTATACCAATTATTACCGGGCATTTCTTACACTGCTCATTTTACATTTTTTTACTACTTACCTATTTCGTTTTATTCTCACTTCGGTAACCATACACAGAATTCACCACCGGATTATTGGTTTTAACACTGTAATGGTGGGAAGTAACGGTAATGCTACTTCCATTTATAATGAGATTGAAAACCAGAAAAAATCACCCGGGAATAAATTCATTGGTTTTGTGAATGCTGTAGAACACAGCAGCTACAATCTGGCAAAATATATGCCGCATTTAGGTAGTTACAAGGAGTTAAAAGAAATAGTTGAAAAATACGAAGTCGAAGAAATAATCATTGCTATTGAGCATTCCGAGCATGGAACTATCGAAAGAATAATATCTGAAATAGAAGAAACCTCAGTAGTTATAAAAATTATACCCGATATGCAGGATATTTTGTTAGGTACGGTAAAAACAACCTCTATTTTTCATGCCCCTCTGATTCAAATTCACCCGGATTTAATGCCTGAATGGCAGCAATCCATAAAAAGGGTGCTCGATATTGTGGTATCACTTATTTGTATGATTATTCTTACCCCTGTATATTTTATCGTAGCAGTCGGAGTAAAAATGTCGTCACCGGGACCAGTTTTATATTCGCAGGAAAGAATTGGGATCAAGGGAAGACCATTTAAAATGCATAAATTCCGTTCGATGTACAAAGATGCTGAAACAAACGGGCCCCAGCTTTCTTCAAAAGACGATCCCCGTATTACCCATTTCGGCAAGTTTTTACGAAAAGTACGACTCGACGAAATTCCCCAGTTTTATACCGTCCTGATTGGTGATATGTCGCTTGTTGGTCCACGCCCCGAACGCAAATATTATATTGACCAGATTGTCCACCGTGCTGCACATTATCGCTTACTGCTAAGAGTTAAGCCCGGATTAACCTCGTGGGGGCAGGTAAAATATGGTTATGCTGAAAACGTGGAAGAAATGATTGACCGGCTAAAATACGACCTCTTGTACATCGAAAATATGTCGCTGGCAATGGATTTTAAAATATTAATTTACACGGTTTTAATCGTAATCCAGGGAAGAGGGAAATAA
- a CDS encoding manganese efflux pump MntP family protein: MEHVVILLIAIGLSFDTFAVSVSSGLAMNGINFFNAVKIALSLAFFQALMPLLGWFIGIYVKDYVIAIDHWIAFALLLALGLKMIFESLRFSKDEVKKFNPLNLLVLLGMSIATSIDAFAVGISFAFLEIQIIWALFIIGIITFIISMLGILFGKKTGSHFGKKMEIIGGLTLIGIGIKILVQHLYFS, encoded by the coding sequence ATGGAGCACGTTGTTATTTTACTGATAGCCATTGGGCTTTCTTTCGATACTTTTGCCGTATCTGTATCGAGCGGACTGGCGATGAACGGAATCAATTTTTTTAATGCAGTAAAAATTGCACTGTCGCTTGCTTTTTTTCAGGCTTTGATGCCTTTACTGGGCTGGTTTATTGGGATATATGTTAAGGATTATGTTATTGCTATTGATCATTGGATAGCATTTGCTCTCCTTTTGGCTCTGGGATTAAAAATGATTTTTGAAAGCTTGCGTTTTTCTAAGGATGAAGTGAAAAAATTCAACCCTTTAAATCTGCTTGTTTTGTTGGGAATGTCAATTGCAACAAGCATAGATGCTTTTGCTGTAGGTATCAGTTTCGCATTTTTGGAAATACAAATTATATGGGCTTTATTCATCATCGGAATCATAACATTTATCATTTCGATGTTGGGTATCCTTTTTGGTAAGAAAACAGGAAGCCACTTTGGAAAAAAGATGGAAATAATCGGGGGTTTGACTTTAATAGGAATAGGAATAAAAATTCTCGTGCAGCACCTGTATTTTAGTTAA
- a CDS encoding ComEC family competence protein yields MNPVHQFPFVRLLVPFLLGILSSLAFSISTVPLFVLPLIFFLLLFILLNNKTVHYRNRWWFGMLLFFFLFLSGNRIVFQQSLQNSPESISNNYKKGDFLLLKISEPVQQKAKTNRTVACIISLFKNGKHKKVNVKVMLYFADSTSKSLRYGDIIICNSPLQLISPPKNPNEFDYQKYLARKGIYYQAYIKPYQWLPLQANQGNFFREQASKVRAYFLLIFEKHGVSGKEYAVASALILGNTDKLDAELMAEYAGSGAMHILSVSGLHVGIVYMVLDFLLFFMNRNRTLRILKAIFIFLFIWFYAFITGLAPAILRAAVMISFIIAGNVYSQKPNIINSIAASAFIVLLYNPFLVTDVGFQLSYLAVTGIVLLQKPIYSLWIPANYLLEKAWALCSVSIAAQLVTFPLSLYYFHQFPNYFLITNLIAVPLSGFIIYTGALTLLVSPLHVLCDAVSFFMVLLLKILNFTVHFIENLPGAILQNLYLNTLQLFLIYLLLTFVILFCFQWKKTLLISSLLFLLLFSISVFYNRLNAENQKLIVVYNIKKHTAIDFISGTKSWQVMDSTLLKEDKILKYSIYPNRIRMHLKKQSNFFLRKDNKYILWEFSGKKIVVVKKPLDHNICDTARINYLVIAGNPKVNIRELLQFVHVNIIVFDASNSVGRVRKWVEECKLLNVKYYSVFEKGAFVANLQ; encoded by the coding sequence ATGAACCCAGTTCATCAGTTTCCTTTTGTTCGTTTGTTAGTTCCCTTCCTTTTGGGAATCCTGAGTTCGTTGGCATTTTCTATATCAACAGTTCCGCTTTTTGTCCTTCCGCTTATATTTTTCTTGCTTTTATTTATTTTATTGAATAACAAAACTGTACATTATCGAAATCGGTGGTGGTTCGGAATGTTACTGTTTTTCTTTTTATTTCTGAGTGGTAACAGAATTGTTTTTCAGCAAAGTCTGCAAAATTCACCTGAAAGTATTTCAAATAATTATAAAAAAGGAGATTTTTTGTTATTGAAAATCAGTGAGCCTGTACAGCAAAAAGCGAAAACAAATAGAACGGTTGCTTGCATTATTTCGTTGTTTAAAAATGGCAAACATAAAAAAGTCAATGTAAAAGTAATGCTCTACTTTGCTGATTCTACTTCAAAATCATTGCGATATGGTGATATTATCATTTGCAATTCTCCTTTGCAACTGATAAGTCCGCCCAAAAACCCGAATGAATTTGATTACCAAAAATACCTTGCCCGTAAAGGAATATATTACCAGGCGTATATTAAACCGTACCAATGGTTGCCTCTACAGGCAAACCAGGGTAATTTTTTCAGGGAACAGGCGTCCAAGGTAAGAGCCTATTTTTTATTAATTTTTGAAAAGCATGGCGTTAGCGGAAAAGAATATGCTGTGGCTTCCGCGCTCATTCTCGGTAACACCGATAAATTAGATGCAGAATTGATGGCAGAATATGCAGGTTCGGGTGCTATGCACATCCTTTCGGTTTCGGGCTTGCATGTAGGAATAGTTTACATGGTTCTTGATTTCCTCTTGTTTTTTATGAACCGTAACAGGACATTGCGCATTTTGAAGGCAATATTTATTTTTCTTTTTATCTGGTTTTATGCTTTCATAACAGGGCTTGCACCTGCCATACTCAGAGCCGCCGTGATGATTAGTTTTATCATAGCCGGAAATGTGTATTCACAAAAACCCAACATAATCAATTCAATTGCTGCTTCTGCATTTATTGTATTGCTCTACAATCCTTTTCTTGTAACCGATGTCGGATTCCAGCTTTCTTACCTGGCTGTAACAGGCATTGTTCTGCTTCAAAAGCCGATTTATTCCTTATGGATTCCCGCCAATTATTTGCTCGAAAAAGCCTGGGCGCTATGTTCTGTTTCCATTGCAGCCCAATTGGTTACATTCCCATTATCATTGTACTATTTCCACCAGTTTCCGAATTATTTTCTGATTACAAACCTGATTGCAGTTCCGCTTTCGGGTTTTATCATTTATACCGGTGCGTTAACATTACTGGTATCTCCCCTGCATGTACTGTGTGATGCAGTGTCATTCTTTATGGTTTTATTACTGAAAATATTAAATTTTACCGTACATTTTATTGAAAACCTGCCCGGTGCAATTCTTCAAAACCTATATTTAAATACCTTACAACTATTTTTAATTTATTTATTATTAACCTTTGTTATTTTATTTTGCTTTCAATGGAAAAAAACATTATTGATCAGTTCTTTGCTTTTCCTGCTTTTATTTTCAATATCGGTATTTTATAACAGGTTAAATGCAGAAAATCAAAAATTGATTGTTGTATATAACATAAAAAAACACACTGCCATTGATTTTATTTCCGGCACAAAATCCTGGCAGGTGATGGACAGCACTTTGCTTAAAGAAGATAAGATTTTGAAATATAGCATATATCCCAATAGGATACGTATGCATCTGAAGAAGCAAAGCAATTTTTTTCTGAGAAAAGATAATAAATATATACTTTGGGAGTTTTCCGGAAAGAAAATTGTGGTTGTAAAAAAACCGTTGGATCACAATATTTGTGATACTGCAAGGATTAATTATTTGGTAATTGCGGGAAATCCAAAAGTAAATATACGCGAACTTTTACAATTTGTACATGTCAATATTATTGTTTTTGATGCCTCCAACAGCGTAGGAAGGGTTAGAAAATGGGTAGAAGAATGTAAATTGCTCAATGTTAAATACTATTCAGTTTTTGAAAAAGGAGCGTTTGTAGCTAATCTACAATAA
- a CDS encoding SDR family oxidoreductase, with product MELKGKTALITGASGGIGYDLAGLLAKEGCNLILVARSSEKMISLANALEKQCGIKIHVITKDLSYAESANELYRQIADSGLQVDTLINNAGFGNWGLFAETNLEKEMNMIDLNVKTLTVLTKLFLQPMLQRKSGHILNVASTAAFQPGPYMAVYYATKAYVLSFTEALSEELKGTGISVTTLCPGPTETGFGKTAEIEKSKLFTSLKVVKSSDVASFALKALKRKKRLAIHGTMNRLIVWINRFTPRFIVLRMVYKMSEPKK from the coding sequence ATGGAACTTAAAGGAAAAACTGCTTTGATTACCGGCGCCTCAGGTGGCATAGGTTACGATCTTGCCGGACTTTTGGCAAAAGAAGGTTGCAATCTGATTTTGGTAGCAAGGAGCAGCGAAAAAATGATTTCGCTTGCCAATGCACTTGAAAAACAATGTGGTATAAAAATACATGTCATCACCAAGGACTTAAGCTATGCAGAATCAGCAAATGAATTATACCGGCAAATAGCAGACAGTGGCTTGCAGGTTGACACCCTGATAAACAATGCCGGTTTTGGCAATTGGGGGCTTTTTGCAGAGACTAATCTTGAAAAAGAGATGAATATGATAGATTTGAATGTAAAAACACTTACGGTGCTCACAAAACTGTTTCTCCAGCCAATGTTGCAAAGAAAAAGCGGGCACATCCTGAATGTCGCTTCCACAGCAGCATTTCAACCCGGACCCTACATGGCGGTGTATTATGCGACAAAAGCCTATGTGCTGTCATTTACCGAAGCCCTTTCCGAAGAACTGAAGGGAACCGGCATCAGCGTTACCACCCTCTGTCCTGGGCCCACCGAAACCGGGTTTGGTAAAACCGCTGAAATAGAAAAATCAAAGTTATTTACATCGCTTAAAGTAGTAAAAAGCAGCGATGTAGCAAGCTTTGCGCTAAAGGCATTGAAAAGGAAAAAACGTTTAGCTATTCACGGAACAATGAACCGGCTGATTGTTTGGATCAACCGATTCACACCGCGTTTCATTGTGTTACGGATGGTTTATAAAATGTCGGAGCCTAAAAAATAA